From the Amycolatopsis thermoflava N1165 genome, one window contains:
- a CDS encoding ArsR/SmtB family transcription factor, whose amino-acid sequence MTSLGWTSAEQPVVATVTGLARELADPIRLTVLQLLAHEGPHGMTQLADVLGVTPARLGNHLAKLRQAGLVVTSQSGRHVTYRLKDPAITAVLDALADYAGGALPLPGPAAPPERLCYDHAAGRLGVAVLDHLLAEDALRRRADTDELELGPRAAEVLARLGIDADTLTTGRRKTATSCLDRTLRRPHLGGALGHAILTRLRTEGLVEVDADGRTLTLHPDAGDRLGALLPGLVLDR is encoded by the coding sequence GTGACCTCCCTCGGATGGACCAGCGCCGAGCAGCCGGTGGTGGCGACAGTGACCGGGCTGGCGCGCGAGCTGGCCGACCCGATCCGGCTGACGGTGCTGCAGCTGCTCGCGCACGAGGGGCCGCACGGGATGACCCAGCTGGCGGACGTCCTCGGCGTGACACCGGCGCGCTTGGGCAACCACCTGGCGAAGCTGCGGCAGGCCGGGCTGGTGGTGACGTCGCAGAGCGGGCGGCATGTCACGTACCGGCTGAAGGACCCCGCGATCACCGCGGTGCTGGACGCGCTGGCCGACTACGCGGGCGGTGCGCTCCCGCTGCCCGGCCCGGCCGCGCCACCGGAGCGGCTGTGTTACGACCACGCGGCCGGGCGGCTCGGGGTGGCCGTGCTGGACCACTTGCTGGCCGAAGACGCGCTCCGCCGCCGGGCCGACACCGACGAGCTGGAGCTCGGCCCGCGGGCGGCGGAGGTGCTGGCGCGGCTGGGCATCGACGCGGACACGCTGACGACAGGCCGCCGCAAGACGGCGACGAGCTGCCTGGACCGCACGTTGCGCCGCCCGCACCTGGGAGGCGCCCTCGGGCACGCGATCCTGACCCGGCTGCGCACGGAGGGCCTGGTGGAGGTCGACGCGGACGGCCGAACGCTGACCCTCCACCCCGACGCGGGCGACCGCCTGGGGGCCCTGCTGCCGGGCCTGGTGCTCGACCGCTGA